One window of Candidatus Eisenbacteria bacterium genomic DNA carries:
- a CDS encoding Fpg/Nei family DNA glycosylase, with protein MPELPFLEILAENLAARISGRRIESIRIRQPALLQTASPSPESFVGEFLSLPARVGKYLALETESRRAIVVHLMRAGRISMGDASDSGSRGGGARGSTRLKQPKQLSARIDFDDGTALKLVEHGKEKRAKVWFAEDLADVPELRRLGPDPSHGELSLERLSDALRAGSRRIKTFLTDQRAIAGIGNGLSDEILYAARLSPMKLTGIFTPEEIQALHAAVLAVVEEQVEKLRASAAGELPEREPKEHYRVHDHAGERCARCGAAIARVSFVDHETFYCPGCQTGGKPLKDRRLSRLLK; from the coding sequence GTGCCCGAGCTTCCGTTCCTCGAGATTCTGGCCGAGAACCTCGCGGCCCGAATCTCCGGGCGGCGCATCGAGTCGATTCGGATCCGCCAACCCGCCTTACTGCAGACCGCGTCTCCCTCTCCCGAGAGCTTCGTGGGGGAGTTCCTGAGTCTGCCCGCGCGGGTTGGGAAATATCTCGCGCTCGAGACCGAGTCGCGCCGCGCGATCGTGGTCCATCTCATGCGCGCCGGGAGGATCTCGATGGGTGATGCGTCGGACTCGGGGAGCCGGGGAGGGGGTGCGAGAGGCTCGACGCGCCTCAAGCAGCCGAAGCAGCTCTCGGCGCGGATCGATTTCGACGACGGCACGGCGCTCAAGCTGGTGGAGCACGGCAAGGAAAAGAGAGCGAAGGTCTGGTTCGCGGAAGATCTCGCCGACGTGCCGGAGCTACGCCGTCTCGGCCCCGATCCCTCGCACGGTGAGCTTTCGCTCGAGCGGCTCTCCGACGCGCTCCGCGCGGGCTCCCGCCGGATCAAGACATTCCTCACCGATCAGCGGGCGATCGCGGGAATCGGAAACGGGCTTTCGGACGAGATCCTCTACGCGGCGCGGCTTTCGCCGATGAAGCTCACGGGCATCTTTACCCCCGAGGAGATCCAGGCGCTTCACGCGGCAGTTCTGGCCGTAGTCGAAGAGCAGGTCGAAAAGCTCCGCGCGAGCGCGGCAGGCGAGCTACCCGAACGTGAGCCGAAGGAGCATTACCGGGTCCACGACCACGCGGGGGAGCGATGCGCGCGATGCGGCGCCGCGATCGCGCGGGTATCCTTCGTGGATCACGAGACCTTCTATTGCCCCGGGTGCCAGACGGGCGGAAAGCCGCTCAAGGACCGCAGGCTCTCGAGGCTGCTCAAGTGA
- a CDS encoding TolC family protein, translated as MSFPFVCFVLLITLGFLAGEPAGIAAQEAGIPVGPGAPSPSLDSLLLTPSLDLRLLERAVLARNSTLGAMRASWRAAQAAADQAAAFEDPMVEVSSAPRTWSGSSVDPAYMVEISQRVPIFGQRGLKGRAARASARAIGEDYQSARLDLIRETRRAYYESYFVMRSQGVNAELKNLLGQLRRVALTKYSSGSAGLEDVLQAEMELAMLDQQEIALARQSRVLQAQLNALLQRDPGSPLSNPPQKITEGGVPSRVDSLQQLAKELRPELRGWAAQREARKADLSLARRQRLPDFTFSARYDRYWEAAEVRPSVGVAFNLPIQLGRLRAAEREARAGVEQAEARRQESEARVASEVESALAEVWESWHEIHILQDRVVPSAERVLLAIRASYENNRLDFPALLNAERDVARARLQLDAARVANLQALANLDRAVGVAPAEASQEEK; from the coding sequence ATGTCGTTTCCATTTGTATGTTTCGTGCTGCTTATAACGCTCGGTTTTCTTGCCGGCGAGCCGGCTGGAATCGCCGCCCAAGAGGCGGGGATCCCGGTAGGGCCCGGGGCCCCGTCCCCGTCGCTCGATTCGCTGCTCCTCACGCCGTCGCTCGATCTTCGGCTACTGGAGCGCGCGGTATTGGCGAGGAATTCCACGCTCGGGGCCATGCGCGCATCCTGGCGCGCGGCCCAGGCGGCGGCGGATCAAGCGGCGGCCTTCGAGGATCCGATGGTGGAGGTCTCCTCGGCGCCTCGAACTTGGAGCGGCAGCTCCGTCGATCCTGCGTACATGGTCGAGATTTCGCAGCGCGTTCCGATCTTCGGACAGCGAGGGCTCAAAGGACGCGCGGCGCGGGCGAGCGCGCGGGCCATCGGGGAGGACTATCAGAGCGCGCGGCTCGATTTGATCCGCGAGACGCGGCGCGCCTACTACGAGAGCTACTTCGTGATGCGGAGCCAGGGCGTGAACGCGGAGCTCAAGAATCTCCTCGGACAATTGCGCCGGGTCGCCCTCACCAAATACTCCTCGGGCTCCGCGGGGCTCGAGGACGTGCTGCAAGCGGAGATGGAGCTCGCGATGCTCGATCAACAGGAGATCGCTCTGGCGCGGCAGAGCCGGGTCCTCCAAGCGCAGCTCAACGCCCTTCTTCAGCGCGATCCGGGAAGCCCGCTCTCGAATCCGCCGCAGAAGATCACGGAGGGTGGTGTGCCGTCCCGTGTCGATTCACTCCAGCAGCTCGCCAAGGAGCTGAGGCCGGAGCTTCGAGGCTGGGCGGCCCAGCGAGAGGCGCGCAAGGCGGATCTATCGCTCGCGCGGCGGCAGCGCCTTCCCGATTTCACGTTTTCGGCGCGGTACGATCGCTACTGGGAGGCGGCCGAGGTGAGGCCGTCGGTGGGCGTCGCGTTCAACCTCCCGATCCAGCTCGGACGTCTCCGCGCAGCGGAGCGCGAAGCGCGTGCGGGAGTGGAGCAAGCCGAGGCTCGCCGTCAGGAATCGGAAGCTCGCGTCGCGTCCGAGGTGGAGTCCGCCCTGGCCGAGGTATGGGAGTCATGGCACGAGATCCACATCTTACAGGATAGGGTGGTGCCCTCCGCGGAGCGGGTGCTCCTGGCCATTCGAGCGAGCTACGAGAACAATCGATTGGACTTTCCCGCCCTCTTGAACGCGGAGCGGGATGTGGCGCGCGCGCGTCTCCAGCTCGACGCGGCGAGGGTGGCAAATCTCCAAGCGCTCGCGAATCTGGACCGCGCGGTCGGCGTGGCCCCCGCCGAGGCTTCGCAGGAGGAGAAGTGA
- a CDS encoding efflux RND transporter periplasmic adaptor subunit — MNLRMGHGAALAVCVALFAGAIAGCVGKRERTAENRAAMPGPRMQEVGPFRIAVRNLPETPSVGDNKLMITLRDTLGAPVPGAAVEAVISMPAMGAMPRMESRGAVKEVAPGIYEATYGVAMAGEWDVDLTIRGKEGAPARAAYRLSTSLKGLAFSGGTRPSSPPGAAQAGAGESESDVPGTVLIDPSRRQAIGVRTAPVDIRDLQAMIRAAGRVAYDETRRAEISLKFSGWVRDIKVDYTGKTVQAGEVLFTAYSPELVSTQQEYLMAPGVGAEGVDSAADPASRELAHAARLRLLRWDIPASEIDAIARVGVPIEELPIVAPVGGVVLEKSVVRGSSFTAGQTLYKIAPTHPVWVIANVYPYELPLVRPGMAATILTPFLPERSRRGRVAFVSPYLDPETRTAQVRIEVPNARGDLKPDMFLDVVLDSPLGKRLAVPESAVLYVGDRRIVFVDLGDGRLTPREVTLGAKAGDYYVVVSGLKSGEIVVISGNFLVAAESRLKSAAQKW, encoded by the coding sequence ATGAATCTCAGGATGGGTCATGGGGCTGCCCTCGCCGTGTGCGTGGCGCTCTTCGCGGGCGCGATCGCAGGGTGTGTCGGCAAAAGGGAGCGGACCGCGGAAAATCGGGCGGCGATGCCGGGCCCACGGATGCAGGAGGTCGGCCCCTTCCGGATCGCCGTGCGAAATCTGCCCGAGACTCCGTCCGTCGGAGACAACAAGCTCATGATCACGCTCCGGGACACTCTGGGTGCGCCGGTCCCGGGAGCAGCGGTGGAAGCCGTGATCTCCATGCCGGCGATGGGCGCCATGCCGCGCATGGAAAGCCGCGGCGCGGTGAAGGAGGTTGCCCCCGGAATCTACGAGGCCACATACGGCGTCGCCATGGCCGGGGAGTGGGACGTGGACCTCACGATCCGCGGCAAGGAGGGTGCGCCCGCTCGAGCTGCCTATCGACTCAGCACCAGCCTCAAGGGGCTCGCGTTCTCGGGCGGAACACGGCCGTCGAGCCCCCCGGGAGCGGCGCAGGCTGGCGCCGGAGAATCGGAAAGCGATGTGCCCGGCACCGTCCTGATCGACCCGTCCAGGCGTCAAGCGATCGGGGTGAGGACCGCCCCTGTCGACATCCGTGACCTCCAGGCCATGATCCGTGCGGCGGGCCGTGTCGCGTACGACGAGACGCGGCGAGCCGAGATCTCGCTCAAGTTCTCGGGCTGGGTGCGTGACATCAAGGTCGACTACACGGGAAAAACGGTCCAGGCCGGCGAGGTCCTCTTCACCGCCTACAGTCCCGAGCTCGTCTCGACGCAGCAGGAGTACTTGATGGCGCCCGGGGTCGGCGCAGAAGGCGTGGACAGCGCGGCCGATCCGGCAAGCCGCGAGCTCGCCCACGCGGCGCGTCTGCGGCTTCTCCGGTGGGACATTCCTGCATCCGAGATCGATGCCATCGCGCGCGTCGGTGTGCCGATCGAGGAGCTCCCGATCGTGGCGCCCGTCGGCGGTGTGGTGCTCGAGAAGAGCGTCGTGCGGGGGAGCTCCTTCACCGCGGGGCAAACCCTCTACAAGATCGCGCCGACGCATCCGGTGTGGGTGATCGCCAACGTCTACCCGTACGAGCTGCCGCTCGTGCGCCCCGGAATGGCCGCCACGATCTTGACGCCGTTCCTCCCGGAACGGAGCCGTCGGGGCCGGGTCGCGTTCGTCAGTCCGTACCTCGATCCGGAGACTCGCACCGCGCAGGTCCGTATTGAGGTGCCCAATGCCCGTGGCGACCTGAAGCCCGATATGTTCCTGGACGTGGTCCTGGACTCGCCGCTCGGGAAGCGTCTGGCCGTGCCGGAGAGCGCGGTCCTCTACGTGGGGGATCGACGGATCGTCTTCGTGGACCTGGGCGACGGTCGCCTCACGCCCCGGGAGGTCACGCTGGGCGCGAAGGCGGGCGATTACTACGTGGTCGTGAGCGGGCTCAAGAGTGGGGAGATCGTCGTGATCTCCGGAAACTTTCTGGTCGCGGCGGAGAGCAGGCTCAAGTCCGCGGCACAGAAGTGGTAG
- a CDS encoding GatB/YqeY domain-containing protein yields MLEDRLNEDMKAALKRGDQARLSTLRMLRSQVLIEKKKDVSITTLPDADAIRAFQAYAKKLKDSIAEYQKLGKTDDVTRIAGELKVVEEYLPTTLSEAESRELVRAVISELGATSMKDMGRVMKEIQARAQGRGDGRLLSDLVRASLS; encoded by the coding sequence ATGCTCGAGGATCGTCTGAACGAGGACATGAAAGCGGCCTTGAAACGCGGCGATCAAGCGCGGCTTTCGACGCTCCGGATGCTTCGCAGCCAAGTCCTCATCGAGAAGAAGAAGGACGTCTCGATCACCACGTTGCCCGACGCGGACGCGATCCGGGCCTTCCAGGCGTACGCGAAGAAATTGAAGGATTCGATCGCCGAATATCAAAAGCTCGGCAAGACCGACGACGTGACGAGGATCGCGGGCGAGCTCAAGGTCGTCGAGGAGTACCTGCCGACGACCTTGTCCGAGGCGGAATCGCGCGAACTGGTCCGCGCGGTGATCTCCGAGCTCGGAGCGACGTCCATGAAGGACATGGGGCGCGTGATGAAGGAAATCCAGGCCCGCGCGCAAGGGCGAGGCGACGGCAGGCTCCTGAGCGACCTCGTGAGAGCTTCCCTGTCCTGA
- a CDS encoding methyltransferase domain-containing protein: MKPVKRTAHRAPRSDSDSQARVPSQRPFRSDRPEGPPPIRRGQQNDDPGGARRWPPPARPHAKPAWGKGPGGPRPHRPGKPGERDWSRRGSGGPPRPPRQPHPRAEHPRTGGKPVIKDHPQYGNRIPPEELEFLVQNQQRSPHLRGGRPQHAPLHRGPRPHERPGGRVGPPRPDRIRRPNRVGVQRAGEGPPRPIPAADESPVVLLRRTLYAYQASAALLAAHSLGIFPTIHQKPQIADDVARRCGADARGMERLLNALVGLGLLHKHGATYVLPRELAPFVVPGVDGDATGLLDLTSDLYRTWGDLARGVKEGVPLHRLSSDALLGGDPLKVRDYIRAVHTNSRQAARRLVEMAPLLPGSTLLDVGGGSGIFAAEYARATPDLKAILLDLAPTIEAAHEILTAEGLEDRITYRTGDYRQDPFPAPVDAVLLSNLMQTESEEVNKIILAKSREALRPGGTLLVHGMMNEPDETKPPEGTMFSLLMYVLFDHGRAYPAETISGWLTQAGFGIRFIRPLGPPLFSKLILATRLE; encoded by the coding sequence ATGAAGCCCGTCAAGCGCACCGCTCACAGAGCCCCGAGGTCTGATTCCGACTCCCAGGCCCGGGTCCCGTCGCAGCGTCCGTTCCGCTCCGACCGGCCCGAAGGTCCGCCGCCGATTCGGCGCGGCCAGCAAAACGACGACCCGGGTGGCGCCAGGCGCTGGCCTCCTCCGGCGCGGCCGCACGCGAAGCCTGCCTGGGGGAAGGGCCCGGGGGGGCCAAGACCCCATCGCCCGGGGAAGCCGGGGGAGCGGGATTGGTCGCGCCGCGGGAGCGGCGGACCGCCGAGACCTCCCCGGCAGCCGCACCCGAGAGCCGAGCATCCGCGGACGGGCGGCAAGCCCGTCATCAAGGACCACCCTCAATACGGAAACCGGATCCCGCCCGAAGAGCTCGAATTCCTGGTTCAAAATCAGCAGCGTAGTCCGCATCTCCGGGGGGGGCGGCCGCAGCACGCGCCGCTCCATCGCGGGCCGCGTCCGCACGAGCGCCCCGGCGGTCGCGTCGGTCCCCCCCGGCCGGATCGGATCCGCAGACCGAATCGGGTGGGGGTCCAGCGGGCCGGGGAAGGGCCGCCGCGCCCGATTCCGGCCGCCGACGAGTCGCCGGTCGTACTCCTTCGCCGGACCCTCTATGCCTACCAGGCATCGGCCGCCCTGCTCGCCGCCCATTCTCTGGGCATCTTCCCGACGATTCACCAGAAGCCCCAGATCGCGGACGATGTCGCGCGTCGCTGTGGAGCCGATGCGCGGGGAATGGAACGCCTCCTGAACGCGCTGGTCGGGCTCGGCCTGCTCCACAAGCACGGAGCAACCTACGTCCTCCCGCGCGAGCTCGCCCCCTTCGTCGTGCCGGGTGTGGACGGAGACGCGACCGGCTTGCTCGATCTCACCTCCGATCTCTATCGCACGTGGGGCGATCTCGCACGCGGCGTGAAGGAGGGGGTTCCGCTCCACCGGCTCTCGAGCGACGCGCTTCTGGGAGGCGACCCGCTCAAGGTCAGGGATTATATCCGCGCGGTTCACACCAACAGCAGGCAGGCGGCTCGGCGCCTCGTCGAGATGGCGCCGCTTCTGCCGGGCTCGACCCTCCTGGACGTCGGGGGCGGCTCCGGCATTTTTGCCGCTGAATACGCGCGTGCGACCCCGGATCTGAAGGCGATCCTCCTCGACCTCGCGCCGACGATCGAAGCGGCGCACGAAATCTTGACCGCCGAAGGGCTCGAGGACCGGATCACGTATCGTACCGGCGACTATCGACAGGATCCGTTCCCGGCCCCGGTCGACGCGGTTCTGCTCTCCAACTTGATGCAGACCGAGAGCGAAGAGGTCAACAAGATCATCCTCGCGAAATCGCGCGAGGCGCTGCGCCCAGGCGGGACCCTCCTGGTCCACGGAATGATGAACGAACCGGACGAAACGAAACCCCCCGAAGGCACGATGTTCTCCCTTCTCATGTACGTGCTCTTCGATCATGGCCGCGCCTACCCGGCGGAAACGATCTCGGGCTGGCTGACCCAGGCAGGATTTGGAATTCGCTTCATCCGCCCCCTTGGCCCACCCCTTTTCTCCAAGCTCATTCTGGCCACGCGACTCGAGTAG